A genomic stretch from Vibrio coralliilyticus includes:
- the bamA gene encoding outer membrane protein assembly factor BamA — MAMKKILFATLLATSVSANGAENFVVEDIQIDGLQRVALGAALLKMPVRIGDTVDSQDVSEIIKALYASGNFEDIKVLRDGNQLLVQVKERPTIANISFSGNKAIKEEQLQQNLDASGVRVGEALDRTTLSNIEKGLEDFYYSVGKYNATVKAVVTPLPRNRSDLKFVFSEGVSAKIQQINFIGNDVFTDEELLSRFNLNVDVAWWNFLSDDKYQKQVLAGDIEALKSYYLDRGYLKFKVDSTQVAISPDKKGVYITLAVDEGLPYTVKDVKFRGELIGKEAEFEALVPFESGDVYNGSQVTSLEESVKRVLGEAGYAYPQVRTIPEFDDETQQVSLVVNVEAGQRIYVRDIRFVGNNATKDEVLRREMRQMEGSWLNSKSIETGKNRLSRLGYFETVDVQTVRVPGSEDQVDLVYNVKEANSGSVNFGIGYGTESGVSFQVGLQQDNFLGSGNRVGISAMMNDYQKNVSLDYRDPYWNLDGVSLGGKIFYNTFEASEAGIVDYTNESYGTSLTWGFPVDELNSLEFGIGYTHNKIGNVPTYDQAQLFAQSIGQPNGDIITNDFDLNVSWTRNNLNRGFFPTAGNYQRAFAKATIPSSDAQYFKVQYDVRQYVPLTKKHEFTLLMRGRLGYGNGYGQTDGNDNLFPFYENYYAGGFTSLRGFRSNSAGPKAVYTKTSGSCGNNGCVDATDDSVGGNAVALASMELIVPTPFASDEARSQIRTSLFVDAASVWDTEFVYREGVNDPYYNDYSDPTNYRASYGAALQWMSPMGPLVFSIAKPIKIYEGDDEEFFTFTIGRTF; from the coding sequence ATGGCGATGAAAAAAATTCTATTTGCCACGCTACTGGCAACAAGCGTGAGTGCAAATGGTGCCGAAAACTTTGTTGTTGAAGACATTCAAATTGATGGGCTACAGCGTGTTGCACTGGGTGCGGCATTGCTTAAAATGCCAGTACGTATCGGTGATACGGTCGATAGTCAGGATGTGTCCGAAATTATTAAGGCTTTGTACGCTTCAGGTAACTTTGAAGACATCAAGGTTTTGCGTGATGGTAATCAGCTGTTGGTTCAAGTCAAAGAGCGACCAACGATTGCAAATATCTCGTTTTCTGGCAATAAGGCGATTAAAGAAGAGCAGTTACAGCAAAACCTCGATGCGTCAGGTGTTCGAGTGGGCGAAGCTCTGGATCGCACCACGCTTTCGAATATTGAGAAAGGCCTCGAAGATTTCTATTACAGCGTAGGTAAGTACAACGCAACGGTAAAGGCGGTTGTCACTCCTCTTCCTCGTAATCGTTCAGACTTAAAGTTTGTTTTCTCTGAAGGTGTCTCGGCGAAAATTCAACAAATTAACTTTATCGGTAACGATGTGTTTACGGATGAAGAGCTACTGAGTCGCTTTAATTTGAATGTCGATGTGGCTTGGTGGAATTTCCTGTCTGATGATAAATACCAGAAACAAGTCCTTGCTGGTGATATTGAGGCCCTCAAGTCCTATTATTTAGACCGTGGCTACCTTAAGTTCAAAGTTGATTCGACACAGGTTGCAATTTCTCCAGACAAGAAGGGTGTTTATATTACCTTAGCCGTTGATGAAGGCCTTCCATACACGGTTAAGGATGTAAAATTCCGCGGTGAATTGATTGGTAAAGAGGCTGAATTTGAGGCTTTAGTACCGTTTGAAAGTGGCGATGTTTATAACGGTTCTCAAGTGACGAGCTTAGAAGAAAGTGTGAAACGTGTGCTTGGTGAAGCCGGTTACGCCTATCCTCAAGTTCGTACTATCCCAGAATTCGATGATGAAACTCAGCAGGTTTCTTTAGTGGTTAATGTTGAGGCTGGCCAACGTATTTACGTCCGCGATATTCGCTTTGTCGGTAACAATGCGACTAAAGATGAAGTCTTACGTCGTGAAATGCGTCAAATGGAAGGCAGTTGGCTGAATTCAAAATCGATTGAAACGGGTAAGAATCGATTAAGTCGTCTTGGCTACTTTGAAACCGTCGATGTTCAGACTGTTCGTGTTCCAGGCAGTGAAGACCAAGTTGATCTTGTCTACAACGTTAAGGAAGCTAACTCAGGAAGTGTAAACTTCGGTATCGGATACGGTACTGAGTCTGGTGTGAGTTTCCAAGTTGGTTTGCAACAAGATAACTTCCTAGGCTCTGGCAACCGCGTTGGTATTAGCGCGATGATGAACGATTACCAAAAGAACGTCAGTCTGGATTATCGTGACCCATACTGGAACCTTGATGGTGTGAGCTTAGGCGGTAAGATTTTCTATAACACGTTTGAAGCTTCTGAAGCGGGGATCGTTGACTATACCAATGAAAGTTATGGTACTAGCCTGACGTGGGGTTTCCCGGTTGACGAGTTGAATAGCCTAGAGTTTGGTATTGGCTATACACACAATAAGATTGGTAATGTTCCAACTTATGATCAGGCCCAATTGTTTGCTCAGAGTATTGGCCAGCCAAATGGGGATATCATTACCAACGATTTTGATTTGAATGTTTCTTGGACACGCAATAATCTGAACCGTGGTTTCTTCCCAACGGCCGGTAACTATCAACGTGCATTTGCTAAAGCAACGATTCCAAGCTCTGATGCTCAGTACTTCAAAGTTCAGTATGACGTTCGTCAATATGTCCCCCTCACTAAAAAGCATGAGTTTACGTTATTGATGCGTGGACGTTTGGGCTACGGTAATGGTTATGGTCAAACGGATGGCAACGATAACCTATTCCCATTCTATGAAAACTACTATGCAGGGGGCTTCACCTCACTGCGTGGTTTCCGCTCTAATTCGGCGGGCCCAAAAGCGGTTTATACGAAGACTTCAGGATCTTGTGGTAACAATGGTTGTGTCGATGCAACAGATGACTCTGTTGGTGGTAATGCGGTTGCATTAGCCAGCATGGAGCTTATCGTTCCTACGCCATTTGCCTCAGATGAAGCTCGCAGCCAGATTCGAACTAGTTTGTTCGTTGATGCTGCAAGCGTGTGGGATACCGAGTTTGTTTATCGTGAAGGGGTTAATGATCCTTATTACAATGATTACTCAGATCCAACCAACTATCGAGCGTCATACGGTGCTGCTTTGCAGTGGATGTCGCCAATGGGGCCTTTGGTCTTCTCAATAGCTAAACCAATTAAAATCTATGAAGGTGATGACGAAGAATTCTTCACTTTCACTATCGGCAGAACCTTCTAA
- the pyrH gene encoding UMP kinase, which translates to MTTNPKPAYQRILLKLSGEALQGEEGFGIDPAILDRMAQEVKELVELGVQVGVVIGGGNLFRGAGLAEAGMNRVVGDHMGMLATVMNGLAMRDALHRAYVNARVMSAIPLKGVCDDYNWADAIRELRQGRVVIFSAGTGNPFFTTDSAACLRGIEIEADVVLKATKVDGVFTADPVANPDAELYDKLSYAEVLDKELKVMDLAAFTLARDHKMPIRVFNMNKPGALRRVVMGEAEGTLISTAE; encoded by the coding sequence ATGACTACGAACCCTAAACCAGCGTATCAACGTATTCTGTTAAAACTGAGTGGTGAAGCACTTCAAGGCGAAGAAGGTTTTGGTATTGATCCAGCGATCTTGGATCGTATGGCTCAAGAAGTAAAAGAACTGGTTGAACTGGGTGTTCAGGTAGGTGTGGTTATCGGTGGTGGTAACCTATTCCGTGGTGCAGGACTGGCTGAAGCGGGTATGAACCGTGTTGTTGGTGACCACATGGGTATGTTAGCAACAGTAATGAATGGTTTAGCGATGCGTGATGCTTTGCACCGTGCATACGTAAATGCTCGTGTTATGTCCGCAATCCCACTGAAAGGTGTGTGTGACGATTACAACTGGGCAGATGCCATCCGCGAACTGCGCCAAGGCCGTGTTGTTATCTTCTCAGCAGGTACAGGTAACCCATTCTTCACGACAGATTCAGCTGCATGTCTACGCGGAATTGAAATTGAAGCTGACGTAGTTCTAAAAGCGACAAAAGTTGATGGTGTATTTACGGCTGACCCTGTAGCCAACCCTGACGCAGAGCTGTATGATAAGCTTTCTTACGCAGAAGTTCTTGATAAAGAACTAAAAGTGATGGATTTAGCAGCATTTACACTGGCTCGTGACCACAAAATGCCTATCCGCGTATTCAATATGAACAAACCAGGTGCACTGCGTCGCGTGGTGATGGGTGAAGCAGAAGGTACTCTGATTAGCACTGCTGAATAA
- the rseP gene encoding sigma E protease regulator RseP, translating into MTGILWNFASFIIALGILVAVHEFGHFWVARRCGVKVEKFSIGFGKSIWSKIGKDGIEYSISIIPLGGYVKMLDGRVDDVPEGQKEQAFDTQPLWKRTSIVAAGPAFNFFFAVFAYWLVFMIGVPAVKPVVGQVEPHSIAAEAGLESGMELKAVSGVKTPDWESVNMGLIAHIGDEQLTMTVTPADGIGVEEVRTFDLSTWNFDPENESAMSALGFKPFTPEISTTLATVSEGGAGEVAGLQAGDKLIAANGKPITSWQQVVDLIQGHPNQVVDLQIERAGVTQNLTLIPDSRELADKRTIGFAGIAPEVAEWPENYRFELQFGVFESIGKAIEKTGQIIDLTISMLKKLIVGDVGLNNLSGPISIAKGAGTTADYGLVYFLGFLALISVNLGIINLVPLPMLDGGHLLFFAIEAVIRRPVPERIQEMGYRVGGAIIFSLMAVAIFNDFARL; encoded by the coding sequence ATGACTGGGATTTTGTGGAACTTCGCCTCGTTTATCATTGCATTAGGCATTTTAGTTGCCGTGCATGAATTCGGCCATTTCTGGGTTGCACGTCGCTGTGGCGTTAAAGTAGAAAAATTTTCTATTGGTTTCGGTAAGTCAATTTGGAGCAAGATTGGCAAAGACGGTATTGAGTATAGCATTTCAATTATTCCATTAGGCGGTTACGTCAAAATGCTTGATGGGCGAGTTGATGACGTGCCAGAAGGACAAAAAGAACAGGCGTTTGATACTCAGCCTTTGTGGAAGCGAACTTCTATCGTTGCTGCTGGACCAGCCTTTAACTTTTTCTTTGCCGTGTTCGCTTACTGGTTGGTTTTCATGATTGGTGTGCCGGCAGTTAAGCCTGTGGTTGGTCAGGTTGAGCCTCATTCCATCGCTGCCGAAGCGGGTTTAGAGTCTGGCATGGAACTAAAAGCCGTCTCTGGCGTCAAAACTCCGGATTGGGAATCGGTTAACATGGGATTAATTGCTCACATCGGTGATGAGCAATTAACGATGACAGTCACGCCAGCCGATGGCATTGGGGTTGAAGAAGTGCGGACCTTTGACCTATCTACTTGGAACTTTGATCCAGAAAACGAGTCTGCTATGTCAGCACTTGGTTTTAAGCCTTTTACTCCTGAAATCTCAACCACATTAGCGACGGTTTCTGAGGGGGGAGCAGGCGAAGTGGCAGGCTTACAAGCTGGAGATAAGTTGATTGCAGCTAACGGTAAACCAATCACCAGTTGGCAGCAAGTGGTTGATCTTATCCAAGGGCATCCGAATCAAGTGGTTGACTTACAAATTGAACGAGCAGGTGTGACACAAAACCTGACCCTTATTCCTGATAGCCGTGAGCTTGCAGATAAGCGAACGATAGGATTTGCAGGAATCGCTCCTGAAGTCGCAGAATGGCCTGAAAACTATCGCTTCGAACTTCAATTTGGTGTATTTGAGTCAATCGGCAAAGCGATTGAAAAAACCGGACAAATTATTGACCTAACAATCAGCATGTTGAAAAAACTGATTGTAGGGGATGTGGGATTAAACAACTTAAGTGGGCCGATCTCGATTGCAAAAGGCGCAGGAACTACAGCGGATTACGGTTTGGTGTATTTCCTTGGTTTCCTTGCGTTGATCAGTGTTAACTTAGGTATCATAAACCTTGTGCCATTACCTATGTTGGATGGTGGACATTTATTGTTTTTTGCTATTGAGGCAGTGATCAGACGCCCTGTACCTGAACGCATTCAGGAGATGGGGTACCGCGTAGGCGGGGCAATTATTTTCTCTCTAATGGCAGTGGCGATATTTAATGATTTTGCTCGTCTGTAG
- the frr gene encoding ribosome recycling factor — protein sequence MINEIKQDAQERMEKSVEALKNNLSKVRTGRAHPSLLSGISVEYYGAPTPLNQVANVVAEDARTLAITVFDKELTPKVEKAIMMSDLGLNPMSAGTIIRVPLPPLTEERRKDLVKIVRGEAEGGRVAIRNIRRDANGELKALLKDKEISEDEDRKGQEEIQKITDAAVKQVDEVLAAKEKELMEV from the coding sequence GTGATTAACGAAATCAAACAAGACGCTCAAGAGCGCATGGAAAAAAGCGTAGAAGCGCTTAAGAATAACCTTTCTAAAGTACGTACAGGTCGTGCTCACCCGAGTTTACTGTCTGGTATTTCGGTGGAGTACTATGGTGCACCAACGCCTCTGAATCAGGTCGCAAACGTCGTCGCTGAAGATGCTCGTACTTTGGCAATCACAGTATTTGATAAAGAGCTAACGCCTAAAGTGGAAAAAGCGATCATGATGTCTGACCTAGGCTTAAACCCTATGTCTGCCGGCACTATTATTCGCGTTCCTCTACCACCGTTAACGGAAGAGCGTCGTAAAGACCTTGTTAAAATCGTTCGTGGTGAAGCTGAAGGTGGCCGTGTTGCGATTCGCAATATCCGTCGTGATGCGAATGGTGAACTTAAAGCACTACTAAAAGATAAAGAGATTTCTGAAGACGAAGATCGTAAAGGTCAGGAGGAGATTCAGAAAATCACCGACGCAGCTGTTAAGCAAGTCGATGAAGTATTAGCGGCAAAAGAAAAAGAGTTGATGGAAGTTTAA
- a CDS encoding isoprenyl transferase, producing the protein MQNSQLSPESLPKHIAIIMDGNGRWAKAQGKPRVFGHKNGVAAVRKTISTSAKLGIKAVTLFAFSSENWRRPEEEVGVLMELFITVLSTEVKKLHKNNLRLRVIGDKSRFNERLQKKIAQAEALTAGNSGMVINIAANYGGKWDIVEATKEIAAKVANGEISANEVNEELVTQHLTMSDLPEVDLLIRTSGECRISNFMLWQMAYAEMYFTPIYWPEFDENSLIEAVTWFVNRERRFGCTGEQIKALMESD; encoded by the coding sequence ATGCAAAACTCTCAACTCTCACCAGAATCACTTCCTAAACACATTGCAATCATCATGGACGGCAACGGCCGATGGGCAAAAGCTCAGGGTAAACCGCGTGTCTTTGGTCATAAAAATGGTGTTGCTGCGGTTAGAAAAACCATTTCAACGTCTGCTAAATTGGGTATCAAGGCTGTCACTCTCTTTGCTTTTAGTAGTGAAAATTGGCGTCGACCTGAAGAGGAGGTTGGTGTTTTGATGGAGCTGTTCATTACGGTTCTATCGACAGAAGTGAAAAAGCTGCACAAAAACAATTTACGTTTACGTGTGATTGGCGACAAGAGCCGCTTTAATGAACGCTTACAGAAGAAGATAGCTCAAGCGGAAGCACTCACTGCCGGTAATAGTGGTATGGTGATTAATATTGCTGCGAACTACGGTGGAAAGTGGGACATTGTAGAGGCAACGAAAGAGATTGCCGCTAAAGTAGCCAACGGTGAGATCAGTGCAAATGAGGTGAATGAAGAGTTGGTTACTCAGCATTTAACGATGTCAGATTTGCCAGAAGTTGATTTGTTGATTAGAACCAGCGGTGAATGCCGTATTAGTAATTTTATGTTGTGGCAAATGGCTTATGCTGAAATGTACTTCACGCCAATTTACTGGCCCGAGTTCGATGAAAACAGCTTGATTGAAGCAGTGACTTGGTTTGTTAATCGAGAAAGACGATTTGGTTGCACCGGTGAACAAATCAAGGCATTGATGGAAAGCGATTAA
- a CDS encoding phosphatidate cytidylyltransferase: protein MKQRIITALILAPLVILGIFELSLPLFMLAIAAVTAIGYWEWTQFVEYKTRIMALIPSVVVSVATLIVIPFDALSLNAVTESHLTVLLIGGLWWVASSGLAITYPNSAKFWQNSNLLRHLFGILTLLPFFWSVLLLRAEGIHQDTYHGAKLVLFVCFIVWAADSGAYFAGKSFGKRKMAPHVSPNKTIEGLVGGVVTAIIVAWATANWFEIEFSSPIAMVMITLVTVVISVLGDLVESMFKRVSGIKDSSNIIPGHGGVLDRIDSLTAAFPVFALLYFVF from the coding sequence TTGAAACAAAGAATTATAACCGCGCTTATCCTTGCTCCTTTAGTGATACTCGGCATTTTTGAATTATCGCTACCACTATTCATGCTCGCGATTGCTGCAGTGACTGCCATTGGTTATTGGGAGTGGACTCAATTTGTCGAGTATAAAACACGTATAATGGCGTTAATTCCAAGCGTCGTAGTAAGTGTCGCCACTTTAATAGTGATTCCGTTTGATGCTCTAAGCTTAAATGCGGTAACGGAAAGCCACTTAACAGTGTTATTAATAGGCGGTTTATGGTGGGTTGCATCCAGCGGCTTAGCCATCACTTACCCAAATTCGGCCAAATTTTGGCAAAACTCGAACTTACTTCGCCATCTTTTTGGTATTTTGACACTACTGCCCTTTTTTTGGAGTGTATTGCTACTGCGTGCCGAAGGCATCCACCAAGATACGTACCATGGCGCTAAGTTGGTTCTATTTGTGTGTTTTATTGTCTGGGCAGCAGACAGCGGTGCTTATTTCGCAGGAAAGAGCTTCGGCAAACGTAAAATGGCGCCTCATGTCAGCCCGAACAAGACCATTGAAGGTTTGGTTGGCGGTGTTGTGACGGCTATTATTGTTGCCTGGGCGACGGCTAACTGGTTTGAGATTGAATTTAGTAGCCCCATTGCGATGGTTATGATCACCTTAGTGACAGTGGTGATATCTGTGCTGGGTGATTTAGTGGAAAGTATGTTCAAGCGTGTTTCTGGTATTAAAGACAGCAGTAATATTATTCCAGGACACGGTGGTGTATTGGATCGCATTGACAGTTTGACCGCGGCTTTCCCGGTCTTTGCTCTTCTTTATTTTGTTTTCTAA
- the lpxA gene encoding acyl-ACP--UDP-N-acetylglucosamine O-acyltransferase — MIHETAQVHPSAVIEGDVQIAANVTVGPFTYISGKIEIDEGTEVMSHVVIKGHTTIGKDNRIFPHAVIGEENQDKKYGGEDTTVVIGDRNVIREAVQIHRGTVQDKATTVIGDDNLLCVNAHIAHDVIVGNHTHVGNNAILGGHVTVEDHAGVMALSAIHPFCKVGAYSYIGGCSAVVKDVPPYVLAQGNHATPFGLNLVGLQRNGFEKSELRALRNAYKEFYRAGKTQAEAKEVLLEMAQQWPSIQHFIDFVESSERGVIR; from the coding sequence ATGATTCATGAAACAGCTCAAGTCCATCCTTCCGCTGTCATTGAAGGTGATGTGCAAATCGCTGCCAACGTGACTGTGGGGCCGTTTACCTACATTTCTGGAAAGATTGAGATAGATGAAGGCACAGAGGTCATGTCGCATGTGGTGATCAAAGGTCATACTACGATTGGTAAAGACAACCGTATATTTCCTCACGCCGTAATTGGTGAAGAAAACCAAGATAAGAAATATGGCGGTGAAGACACCACTGTGGTGATAGGCGATCGCAATGTGATTCGTGAAGCGGTTCAGATCCATCGTGGTACGGTGCAAGATAAAGCCACCACTGTGATTGGCGATGATAATCTTCTGTGTGTGAATGCACACATTGCTCATGATGTGATAGTCGGCAACCATACCCATGTTGGTAACAACGCCATCTTGGGTGGTCACGTGACCGTGGAAGATCACGCGGGTGTCATGGCGCTTTCGGCTATCCATCCATTCTGTAAAGTCGGTGCTTATAGCTACATTGGTGGCTGTTCTGCAGTAGTCAAAGATGTTCCGCCTTACGTATTGGCACAAGGTAACCATGCGACACCATTTGGGTTGAATTTAGTGGGCTTGCAGCGTAATGGCTTCGAAAAAAGTGAATTGCGTGCTTTGCGTAACGCTTATAAAGAGTTTTATCGTGCGGGTAAAACTCAAGCTGAAGCGAAAGAAGTATTGTTGGAAATGGCACAGCAATGGCCCTCTATCCAGCA
- the fabZ gene encoding 3-hydroxyacyl-ACP dehydratase FabZ produces MTTENKTMNITEIQELLPHRYPFLLIDRVIDFQEEKYLTAIKNVSVNEPQFTGHFPQLPVFPGVLILEAMAQATGLLAFKSFGAPSENELYYFASVDGAKFRKPVTPGDQLVIEVEFIKERRGIAAFNGVAKVDGDVVCSAELKCARREF; encoded by the coding sequence TTGACTACTGAAAACAAAACGATGAACATCACTGAAATCCAAGAGCTGTTACCGCATCGCTATCCATTTTTGTTGATTGATCGTGTGATTGATTTCCAAGAGGAAAAATACCTAACTGCGATCAAAAACGTTTCAGTGAATGAGCCTCAGTTTACAGGTCATTTCCCTCAACTTCCGGTATTCCCTGGTGTCTTGATCCTTGAGGCGATGGCACAAGCGACGGGGTTACTGGCGTTCAAATCGTTTGGTGCACCTTCTGAAAATGAACTGTATTACTTCGCGAGCGTGGATGGTGCAAAATTCCGCAAACCAGTGACACCAGGCGATCAACTCGTTATTGAAGTAGAATTCATTAAAGAGCGCCGTGGCATTGCTGCATTTAATGGTGTAGCAAAAGTAGACGGTGACGTTGTATGTTCAGCAGAACTTAAGTGTGCTCGTCGAGAGTTTTAA
- the lpxD gene encoding UDP-3-O-(3-hydroxymyristoyl)glucosamine N-acyltransferase, whose product MAALTLADLANITGGELHGDAQAEVTMVAPMDKAQKGHVTFLSNPKYAKHLADCMATVVMVKEAQRELCSGNVLVVDDPYVAFAKVTQALDVTPAPAEGISPSAVIADDAVIGANVSVGANAVIEAGVQLADNVVIGAGCFIGKNAQIGTNTKLWSNVSIYHEVIIGCDCLIQSNTVIGSDGFGYANEKGEWIKIPQLGTVRIGNRVEIGACTTIDRGALDDTVIEDNVIIDNQMQIAHNVHIGYGSAMAGGTVVAGSTKIGKYCIIGGATVINGHIEIADGVTITGMGMVMRSIEEKGMYSSGIPLQPNKEWRKTAARVHRIDEMNKRLKAIEKQLAQEDNE is encoded by the coding sequence ATGGCAGCACTCACTTTAGCCGATTTGGCAAACATTACCGGGGGTGAACTGCATGGTGACGCACAAGCTGAGGTCACTATGGTCGCTCCGATGGATAAGGCTCAGAAAGGTCATGTCACTTTTTTGTCTAATCCTAAATACGCCAAGCACCTAGCTGATTGTATGGCTACGGTGGTAATGGTGAAAGAAGCTCAACGTGAGTTATGCTCGGGTAACGTTTTGGTTGTCGATGACCCATATGTTGCTTTTGCTAAAGTGACTCAAGCATTAGATGTTACTCCTGCACCCGCAGAGGGGATATCGCCTTCTGCAGTAATTGCTGATGATGCAGTAATTGGTGCGAATGTCTCTGTTGGTGCTAATGCTGTGATTGAAGCTGGTGTGCAGCTAGCCGATAACGTGGTGATTGGTGCCGGCTGTTTCATTGGTAAAAATGCCCAAATTGGTACCAATACTAAGCTTTGGTCAAATGTGAGTATCTATCATGAAGTTATTATTGGTTGTGATTGCTTAATTCAATCGAATACCGTGATTGGCTCTGATGGTTTTGGCTATGCCAACGAAAAAGGTGAATGGATCAAGATTCCACAACTTGGTACGGTGAGAATTGGTAATCGTGTTGAGATTGGCGCTTGTACTACTATCGATCGCGGAGCCTTGGATGATACCGTCATTGAAGATAATGTTATCATTGATAACCAAATGCAGATCGCTCACAACGTACACATCGGATATGGTTCAGCTATGGCTGGTGGTACAGTGGTTGCGGGCAGTACTAAGATTGGGAAATATTGCATTATTGGTGGAGCGACTGTCATCAATGGCCATATCGAGATTGCCGATGGTGTGACCATTACCGGAATGGGAATGGTGATGCGAAGCATTGAAGAAAAAGGCATGTATTCTTCAGGTATTCCGCTACAACCGAATAAAGAATGGCGTAAAACTGCCGCGCGTGTTCATCGAATTGATGAGATGAACAAACGCCTCAAAGCAATTGAAAAGCAGTTAGCGCAGGAAGACAACGAATAA
- the ispC gene encoding 1-deoxy-D-xylulose-5-phosphate reductoisomerase, with the protein MRKLTILGATGSIGDSTFKVIEQNPEQFSIVALAAGNNVEKMRQLCQKWQPKYAVMASDSAAMKLKGQLQELKLSTEVLAGQEAMMHISSFDEVDTVMAAIVGAAGLLPTMSAVKAGKRVLLANKEALVMSGQLFIDAVNTHDAELMPVDSEHNAIFQCLPEAIQTNLGSCDLEKQGIQHILLTGSGGPFRYSDVSTLSSVTPEQAIAHPNWSMGPKISVDSATMMNKGLEYIEAKWLFNARREQLKVLIHPQSVIHSMVQYKDGSLLAQMGEPDMATPIALTLSYPERVSSGVAPLDFTKIAELTFLEPDFSRYPCLKLAIDACYEGQHATTALNAANEIAVEAFLSHHLKFTDIAVVNERVANHVCSKNRQSDCDNLESILELDKMARDLAIETIKERTL; encoded by the coding sequence ATGCGTAAGCTGACAATTTTAGGTGCAACTGGCTCTATTGGTGACAGCACTTTTAAAGTTATTGAACAGAACCCCGAACAGTTTTCGATTGTTGCGCTTGCAGCAGGGAATAATGTCGAGAAGATGCGCCAACTTTGCCAAAAGTGGCAACCTAAATACGCTGTGATGGCGAGCGATAGTGCGGCCATGAAGCTTAAAGGCCAACTGCAAGAGCTTAAACTTTCAACTGAAGTGTTAGCGGGCCAAGAAGCGATGATGCACATTTCGTCGTTTGATGAAGTCGACACGGTTATGGCCGCGATTGTCGGTGCGGCCGGGCTATTACCGACTATGTCGGCAGTGAAAGCGGGCAAACGCGTATTACTCGCTAACAAAGAAGCTTTGGTCATGTCTGGGCAGTTGTTCATCGATGCTGTAAACACTCATGATGCTGAACTGATGCCAGTAGATAGTGAGCATAATGCGATTTTCCAGTGCCTCCCCGAGGCGATTCAAACAAATCTTGGCAGCTGTGATTTAGAAAAGCAGGGCATCCAGCACATTCTCTTGACTGGCTCTGGTGGTCCTTTTCGTTACAGTGATGTGAGTACCTTGTCATCTGTCACTCCAGAACAAGCTATCGCTCACCCTAATTGGTCAATGGGGCCAAAGATCTCCGTTGATTCTGCAACCATGATGAATAAAGGATTGGAGTATATTGAGGCGAAATGGCTGTTTAATGCCCGTCGTGAACAGCTCAAAGTGTTGATTCATCCGCAATCTGTGATTCACTCTATGGTGCAATACAAAGATGGCTCTTTATTAGCTCAGATGGGTGAACCCGATATGGCCACACCTATTGCACTCACGTTGTCTTACCCTGAAAGGGTTTCCTCGGGTGTCGCGCCTTTGGACTTCACAAAAATTGCTGAGCTGACGTTTCTTGAGCCCGACTTTAGTCGTTATCCTTGCCTTAAACTTGCGATTGATGCTTGCTATGAAGGTCAGCATGCTACAACGGCTCTCAATGCTGCAAATGAAATTGCGGTAGAAGCTTTCCTTTCACACCATCTTAAATTCACCGATATTGCAGTGGTGAATGAACGGGTAGCAAATCACGTGTGCTCTAAGAATCGCCAATCTGATTGTGATAACTTGGAAAGCATCTTAGAGCTGGATAAAATGGCGCGAGATTTGGCTATTGAAACCATTAAAGAGCGTACACTATGA
- a CDS encoding OmpH family outer membrane protein, translating to MIKAAGLSLVVMSSSFFANAAEAAQKIGYINTAQVFQALPQREVVLQKMQQEFKDKADELKSIQAEAKTKIEKLQRDGELLGQDEVEKLRVEVAQLDSKYKIKAQALEKASARRENEEKQKLFKVIQDAVKKVAEKEGYDIVVDIQTMQYGKPEYNISEKVINALK from the coding sequence ATGATTAAAGCGGCTGGATTGAGCCTTGTAGTGATGTCATCTTCTTTCTTCGCGAATGCAGCAGAAGCGGCACAAAAAATTGGCTACATTAATACAGCACAAGTGTTTCAGGCGCTTCCTCAACGTGAAGTAGTACTGCAAAAAATGCAGCAAGAGTTCAAAGATAAGGCTGATGAGCTAAAATCTATCCAAGCTGAAGCGAAAACGAAAATTGAAAAGCTACAGCGTGATGGTGAACTACTTGGCCAAGATGAAGTAGAAAAACTACGTGTTGAAGTTGCTCAGCTTGATAGTAAATACAAAATCAAAGCACAGGCGCTTGAAAAGGCATCAGCACGCCGTGAGAACGAAGAAAAACAGAAGCTATTCAAAGTGATTCAGGACGCAGTAAAGAAAGTGGCTGAAAAAGAAGGCTACGATATCGTTGTTGATATTCAAACCATGCAATATGGCAAACCTGAATATAATATTTCTGAGAAAGTAATTAACGCACTTAAGTAA